Within Fusarium keratoplasticum isolate Fu6.1 chromosome 8, whole genome shotgun sequence, the genomic segment CACCAGAACCTGGTGTGTGGCTCCAGGTAATGCCATCCCTTGCTAGACCGGTTGAACGAGATGCAGATGCGCTTGCTCGCGGACCAATGGAGCCGACCTCCAGATCTTTGGCCGTCGATCCATTGTTGGCGCTAGCACTCTTGCTTCCCCAGTTGATGGCACCATGGTGTCTTGCTGCTAGCTAGGTTCTGCGGCCATGGTGGCGGTTTCAGTTCAAGATGGGAGCTGAGTCGCGTTTGAGGCCAGAAGACTCCCATGTTCAAAAGGCATGGATGCATGGGCATGGTAGATCTTCCCCGGGGTTGAAGCACAACAGGGTCCTGAGTAGTCTGACTAGAATTTCTTGGTGAGGGACTTTCAGCGGGTAACCCTTTGGCCGAAAAAGCAAccaaagcccaagcccatcgAAGCGCGGAAATCTAACAATGACATCCCGAAGGCAGCATCCCGAGCCGACCTCGGGATAGTCCGTGTCGAAGCCAGGCGTGAATCCCTCGTATCCCAGTTGCAGCTGGCTAGGTTGTCAGAGGGGGGCACAGCCATGACGACTGTTGGTAGCATCCACACCATCGACCAGAATCTCGGACACTTTGAGGCACCCGACGGTAGAGGTTGCAGCGGTTAGATAGATGATCAGTTGATTCCAAGACTAGGTAGTGGGCAAATCATCTTGAACTGGCAACGTTAGCGAGGCTGCATTTATCCTATAAGCCATTGGTAACGGCGGCACACTCGTGCTCGCCGTGACAGCCAATGCCGACCATGCTGATATGCAAGACGTGGTTGCCTGAGATGATGAGCCGCGGAAAGCGATGGATTAAGGTCCGTCAGGTGTTGCTAGCTATCTCGGGCAGAAACAGATCCACCCAATGCTTTGTAAAAGAGACCTTGCTCATGTCAGGAGACTATCCATGTGCTGTTGACAGCTATGTCAAGCACTAGTACTAGCCGTCGGGTTCCAATGCAGCCTATGTTATTTCAAAAGAAGGGACTTTGGTACACAGTCTATATCTTTTGTCGTACTGCATGAATTGCAACTTGCTCCTGTTTCGAACGACGACGTGAAGATCATGGCCTGCTGTCGGTCGCGGTCACTTGCTGTGGTTAGAGTCGTGAGTCTAGAGTGCAAAGACACAGGAAATTTTGGGGCAAAAGGTCATTTAAATAGGAGGAAAATGCAGTCGCGTCGATTGTAATTTGATTTAGTGCTTGTTGCCTCGTCGCGTTGGGCGGATGGTTCGCATTTGGTATTTGATGCCTTCTGCGCCTCTTGCATGGGTTGCGATCCCATAGAACCGGAGGCTCAATCACAATTTCGGGATGCTCCAATTGCCCGTCGGTCGACGGCGTTCCGTTTTAAACGGTTCAGCCGAGGAATAACACGACCTATGTTCTTTGTCAACTCGGGTTCATCCTCAACCCGACCGTTTTGCCCGCTTCGCTGGACCAGATTCATCGTCAACTGTcatctcaacatcaaccGAGGATGTCGACGCGATCGCTTCTTGGAGcaacttcttctctcccAGTCTAACCTCGATAGCCATGCGGGTCCGCTGGCTGAGGTCCTGTCCCTGGAGCAGAATATGGTCCTCCGAGGTACTTGTTGGGTATTTCGACGCAAGAGCTTGCAGTGTCTTGGCCAGCACGGCATGATGGATTTCGTCCCGTTTTCGCTTGTCGGGAATGGCTTCAGGTTGGGCCTTCTTCACCCCTTTGAGGAACGtcttgagctgctgctggaggtcCTCGGGCATGCTTTCGAACCGGGCAGGGCCTGAAAACGTGCCATCCGAGTTCACCTCTCCGGTTTCACGCTCCAGCACAAATGTGTCTtcaaactcctcctcctcttccagatCATGACGCTGGCCTAAGTCAGCAAGTTGCCGTTGAGTTCATTTTCAAGACATACCAGTTTTTCCAGTACTTGGCCGGAAATGCCAAAGTTGAGCCTCATTACTGACTCCACGACGTCCCAAGGAATCTCAACAACGTCATAACGAGAATGTCTCTCAGTCACGTAGCCGTATCGTCTGAGCAGCTCCGAATTGGGATGCGGCCCGTAGTAATTGAGGATCTCCTCACCAGCCTTGATTGGCCTCAAGCTAGTTACCGTGAGGCTTTCTTCTTCGTGGTTCACATGCGCCTATATCCAAGTCAGCTGTGTCACTCTCGCTCATTCACACCAACACATACATTGAATTCCGCATCGGCATTCAAGATGTCGGCCATTGGGAccatgcccatcatggaTTTGCCTTCTCGGTCCTCCACCCAGCCAtccgcctcttcctcctcctcatcctcatcgttCTCGAGATCAAAAGCATATGCCATGATGGTGCTGCCCATCCGGTGCGCAatctcgacaagatcatcgtCACTTCGGTTCTCGCCGCCAAATATGCTCGAGTTGTTTCGAATGATGGGGAGAAGAGTCTTGCGGAACATGTTCTCCGCGTCCGCCTTGCCGATTTTGTGACGCATGTGACTGGCCTGTAGCTGGTCTAGTTCGCTCTCGGACCAGAACATGGGCGTATCAAACGAGGAGGGGAGCACGTCAAAGTAGGGCTTCCACTGTGACTTTTCACCCTGCAGGTACTCGTACATCATGACGAGGATCAAAGAGCTCCATGAGTCCAATCGCGGcgcctcatcatcatcatcatcaatggGCTTATCAAGGTCAAAGACGTCGGGAAGCTTCTTGGGCAGCTCTGAGGTTTCAACATTAATGATGCCCTTCCTCGGGATGGTGAAGAGCGTCGTCTCAGCAGGAATATCCTTTAGGGCAAC encodes:
- a CDS encoding Ribosomal lysine N-methyltransferase 4, producing the protein MDSESFNTGSEKFLLWFKSLPGASFSDAIKIVDLRDRNAGRGIIALKDIPAETTLFTIPRKGIINVETSELPKKLPDVFDLDKPIDDDDDEAPRLDSWSSLILVMMYEYLQGEKSQWKPYFDVLPSSFDTPMFWSESELDQLQASHMRHKIGKADAENMFRKTLLPIIRNNSSIFGGENRSDDDLVEIAHRMGSTIMAYAFDLENDEDEEEEEADGWVEDREGKSMMGMVPMADILNADAEFNAHVNHEEESLTVTSLRPIKAGEEILNYYGPHPNSELLRRYGYVTERHSRYDVVEIPWDVVESVMRLNFGISGQVLEKLRHDLEEEEEFEDTFVLERETGEVNSDGTFSGPARFESMPEDLQQQLKTFLKGVKKAQPEAIPDKRKRDEIHHAVLAKTLQALASKYPTSTSEDHILLQGQDLSQRTRMAIEVRLGEKKLLQEAIASTSSVDVEMTVDDESGPAKRAKRSG